The window AATCGCGTCACCTACGTCGTAAGTCGTCTGCAAGAAGACTGGCTCGCAAAGCTTACGCAGCAGCCGCAGGCCATCATCAGCACATCGGCCATCCATCATCTCGATCCGGTTGAAAAACAGAAGCTCTATCAGCAGATCGCCACGAAGTTGCCTGCCGGCGGCCTGTTTCTCAACGGCGACGAAGTGCGTCCCGAGGACGATGTCGAGTATCAGGCCACGATGGAACGCTGGGCCGATTTCATGCGGGCAGGAATGCAGAGCGGTAAGATTCCACAGGGCTTTCATCCGGCGGCCAGCAGTTGGATCGAGCGGAACGTGACGAAATTCGGTCAGCCAAAAAAGAGCGGCGACGACTGCCACGAAACGGCGCCGGTACAACTCGGCTATTTTCGTGCAGGTGGGTTTCGCGAGGCGGATGTCGCCTGGAGTGAAGAGTTGTGGTCGGTGCTGCGCGGCAAGCGCTAGCTACAATCTCTCCGCCAACTTGTCGAGGATCAGCTTCCCCACATTCAATGCCGATGTCGCCGCGGGCGACGGTGCGTTGAGGACGTTGACGAAACGGCCGGTCCCTTCGATCAAAAAATCGTCCACGATCAGGCCATCGGGCGTGATGGCTTGGGCGCGAACTCCTGTTCGCGCGGGGACCAGGTGTTCGCTGCGGATCTCAGGAATGAGATGCTGCAGCGCGCGGACGAAGGCGGCTTTGCTCCACGATCGCCACATTTCGCCGGCGCCGGTGCGCCAGTACTTGGCAGCGAGGCGGAGAAAGCCGCCATAGGTGAGCGTGCCGACGAGATCGCCGAAGTTGAGGTCGGTTTTGCGATATCCTTCGCGGGCAAAGGCCAGCACCGCATTCGGACCGCATTCGATGCCCCCTTCGATCATCCGCGTGAAATGCACGCCGAGGAAAGGAAACGACGGATCGGGAACGGGGTAAATCAAGTTGCGGCAGAAATGCTCGGCTTCGGGCTTGAGGTCGTAGTACTCGCCGCGAAACGGCACGATGCGGTTCGGCGTGGGATGGCCGCTGAGCTTGGCCAGGCGGTCGCTGTGCAAGCCGCCGGTGGTAACGACGTGCTTCGCCATGAGTTCGCCGGCGGGAGAAATCAACAAGACGCCGGTCGGCTCTTCATGCATCTTCGTCACTTGCCAGCCGGTCAGCACTTCGCCGCCGCGCTGCTTCAAGATCTCTGCGAGCTTGCGCGTGACGGCGGCGTAGTTGACGATGCCGGCTTCGGGAACATGAATCGCCTTGATGCCCGCGGTGTGCGGCTCGAGTTCGCACAGGCGCTCGCGGCCGATCATTTCGCACCGCACGCCGTTTTGCTGGCCTCGCTCAAAAATGATTTCAAGTCGCGGCAGCTCCTGTTCATTGACGGCGACGATCACCTTGCCGCAGATGTCGTACGGCACGCCCTGCTCTTTGCAAAACGCTTCCATCGCCGCTTTGCCGGTACGGCAATTGGTGGCTCGCAGCGAGCCCGGCTTGTAGTAGATGCCGGAGTGCAGCACGCCGCTGTTGTGACCGGTTTGATGGGTGCCGACCTCGGGCTCTTTTTCGAGCACGGCGACGCGCAGCTGCGGAAAGCGATTGCCAATCTGCCAGGCCGTGGCAAGGCCGACAATTCCGCCACCAACGATTGCGACATCAGCCTGGTGCATCGATGGTCTTCAACTTCCTGCCGAGTTTTTCTTCCACACTGCTGACCTTGGCGTTCAATCGGCCCGTTGCGTCTTTGCGATAGTCGAGCTTCATCGTGCAGCTGACGCGATCGCAATCGGCCGAGATCGCGGCCAGGCACTGCTGAAAAACGGCCAGCACTTGGTCAACTTCTCCCTCGATGATCGTCCCCATCGCATGCAGCCGATAGTCGAGACCGCTGGCTTCGATGATGGCCAGGCTCCGCGCGACATAATCACCGACGCTCGGCCCTTTTTCCAGCGGCGCGATGCTGAACTCGAGAAGCACCATTATTTCTTCTCAACCGTGTCTGCGGCGTTCTTATCGACCGCTTTTTCGGCTGGCTTATCCGCAGTGGGCTTTTCTTCGGCTTTATCGTCTTTCTTTTCCACCGGGCCCGGATTCTTCGCTCGATAGTCAGTCCACTTCTTGAAGACTTCGGCTCGCTTGGCTTCGTCCGAATGGCCGATGATGCGCGCGTTGGTCAGCACCATTTGCGGATCGCTAAAGGCCTGGCCGGCGGGAATTGTGTAGTACGACTTCAAATCTTGCTTGGTCAGAAATAGCGCGGCAGCGAGGGCCGAATCGCGAACTTCGACTTTGATCATCACCTTCTCGCGCTCTTGCATCTGCGTCACCAGGTTGGTGTCGGCAAAGAGCTTTTCGATTTGCGGCAGATGCGACTCGTCGCCCATCGCCGCGATCGTCATCAGCGCCATGCTGGCCATGTGCGGCTGGCGGTTGGCTTTGAGGATCTTTTCGGCGCAGGTCAGGCCTTCCTTCATATTGAACCGGCGGGCCAGCGACATAGCCGAATAGGCGGCGAAATCTTCGCTCTTGAGGATCAGTCGCGAGAGCATTTTCCTCGGCACATCGCCGCGCGAACTGCCGGTGATCGCATCGGCGAAATTGGCCTGGCTGCAATAATTGAAAACCACGCTGTTGTGATTCTGATTGAGCGAGACATCTTCCTCGCCGGCGACGAACACCAACATGGCCACCTGTCCGTAACCGAGCTGCGTGTTGCCACCGCCGCCGAACTGCGCGAGCTGTTGATTCTGCTGAATACGCACGCCGAACAATTCGGCTACGTTCTTGGGATTGGATTCGAGCGTTTGCAGCATTTCAGGATCGGCCTTGGTCAGGTCGACGAAGTTCTTACGCGATGACTCGGCATCGCCGAACGCCTTTTTGAAACGAGTCCAACCCGGCAGCTGGTAGTCGTCAGTGGCTTCTTTGCCGGCGATGAATGCATCCAACCGCCGCTGCAGATCCGTCTGGCGGATACGCCCCAGCACGCGCTCGGCCCGGTAACGGACCTCGCGGTCAGGATGTTGAACGGCTCCTTCGACCGCCTTGTAAGCGGGCAAGCCAATACGGGCGAGCTGTTCGGTGGCCGCTTCGCGCGTGGCGAATTCATCGGCGCCGAGTTCTTCGATCAGCTTCTTCACCGTCGGTGCATCGGCGGCGGGCTTTTCCGGCGCGGCGGGTTGAGCGCGAAGCAGCGTGGTAGCGAAGGAAGCAAAACCGAGCAGAATCGGTAGGAGGTAGGAATGGCGGAGCATGCCCGGCCCTTTCGTGCGGCGGATTCAGTCCGGAAGGAATGGACTTCGAGAGAAACAGCCAAGCCCGGATTATAAGATGAACACGGGCCTCTTCGCGAGCATTACGCAGCAAAAATCAGAAACTAGCCGGCTGCCGACTCAACCGTCACTTTTTTTTTATCGACGGCGGCGCGGATCAATTCAAAGACGTCGTCGGGCGAACCCATCGCGTCGACCGATACGAGCAACCCCTGCTTGCGATAGTAATCGAGCAGCGGCGACGTTTGCCGATGATAGACTTCCATTCGCCGGCCGATCGTTTCGGGCGTATCGTCGACCCGTTTTTCGGTAGCGGCTCGGCGGAGCATGCGGGTAATAAGTTCCGCTTCATCGGCTTTGAGCTCGATGACGATGCTGAGCGGCGTGCCTCGCTGGCGAAGCGAATCATCCAGCGACTTGGCTTGCTGAATGGTACGCGGAAAACCATCGAACATGCAGCCGCGGCTGAAGGCGGGCTTGTCGAGCTCTTCGCCAACCATGCTAAGCACGATTGGATCGGGCACGAGTTGACCACGATCCATATACTGCGCGGCGAGCCGGCCGAGCGGTGAACTCTGCTTGGCAGCCCGCAGCAACTCGCCCGTCGATAGGTGAGGAATTTGCAGATAGTCGAGCAATTTGCGCGACGCTGTACCTTTGCCGGCGCCGGGCGGGCCGATGAACACAATCAACATCGCAACCTCGCGGCCGGTGCCCCCATGATCGCAAAAACCTCCACCCGCCTGCGTCTCTGAACTGTGAGTTGACTGTTGCCTAATCCAGTCAACCGATAGCCATCCAACCTATGCTTCGAGCAGACCACGATAGTCACGCATGACCAGGTGACTATCGATCTTTTGAATCAAATCGAAGGCCACGCTCACCGCGATGAGCAGCCCCGTACCGCCATAGAAACTAGCCACACCTGGATCAACCTTCAGCCAAGCTGAGATGATCGTCGGCACGATGGCCACCAGGGCCAAAAAGCCGGCGCCCACGTACGTGATGCGGATCATCACCTTTTCCAAATGCTCCGCGGTCCGTCGGCCTGGCCGGTAACCTGGAATGAACGTGCCGAAATCCTTGAGGTTCTCGGCCATTTCCTTGGGATTGAACGTGATCGCCATCCAGAAGTAGCTGAAGAAGTAAATCAGCGCGACATATAGGAGGTTGTAGATAAACGAGCTGCCTTGGCCCAGTGAATTGGCAATTGCGGCGATGGTCGCGTTTTGGGTCTGGGTTCCCAGCCACTGAAACAAAAACGCCGGCAACATAAGCATGCTGCTGGCAAAGATGATCGGCATCACGCCCGACTGATTGAGCTTCAGCGGCAGGTATTGACGCGAACCACCAAAGACGCGACGACCGCGAACATGCTTGGCGCTTTGGGTGGGAATCTGCCGTTGACCGAGCGTTATGAAGCAAACGCCCATCACCACAATCACGAACAGGAACAGCAAGATCACCAGCGTTTCGATACCGGGCGTGCCGTTGAAACCAGTGAGCTGCCATTGCATGTTGGCAAAGAAGTTCATCATCGCCTTCGGCATCTGAGCCAGAATGCCGGCCATGATCAACAAGCTAATGCCGTTGCCAATGCCGAACTCGTCGATCTGTTCACCCAACCACATCACAAACAGGGTGCCGCAGGTCATGATCGCCAGGCAGGTAAAAAACCAAGCCGGATGCAAATATGGCGAACCTGTCGATGAGATCACCAGGAAGGTGTCGTAAAGCGGCACCGACGCTTGTGAACCCTGCGCTGTCATGCCCCGCAGATAGAAGTAACTCTGCACGATGCAAATCGCGACCGTCAGATAGCGAGTGTATTCGTTGATCTTTTTCCGCCCGGTTTCGCCTTCTTTCCGCAAGTCTTCGAGCGGTTTATAGACGCTGCCGAGCAACTGCAGAATGATCGAGGCCGAGATGTACGGCATGATGCCGAGGCCGAGGATCGTGAGGACCCGCATGTCGGCCGCGCTAAACACTGCCACCTTGGTGAGCAGGTTGCCGAAGGCGGAATTGTCTTCCCGCTGCAGCCGTTCGGCCATCTTTTCCTGGTCGACGATCGGCAGGGGAATTTGATAACCAATCCGGAACACAGCGAGCAGAATCAGCGTGAAGAGAATCTTCTGCCGCAGTTCAGGAATGGTGAAGATGGCTCGGAATTTCTCCCACATAGCATCCGTCCAGTTTTGAGGATCGCGAGCGTTGCTTGGAACCGTGATTCGAGTAAACCGACCGCTAACGCAACTGCAAGCGGTGCATCAGCTTACCAGAAAGCAAGGTAGCAAAAAAAGAGCAGCGTCACGATGCCGCTGCTCTTCCATACATTTAAATTTGGGTGGAGCGCGACAAATCGTTCGTCCCGCACTTCAGTTTTCGATCCAATGCAGCAGTCACAATGCAGCTTATCGTTTCTTGGCCGCCTTGTTGTCGCTCGTCTTCTTACCCTTGGCAGCGCGAGACGCGGCTTGCTTTTCGGCAACTGGGGTGCGGCCTGGAATGACCGTCGCCGTGCCGCCAGCCTTCTCGATCTTTTCCTTGGCCGTTTCGCTGAAGCGATGGGCCGAGACCTTGAGCTTCTTGCTCAGATCGCCGTTGCCCAGGATCTTCAAAACGTCGAAGGTCTTCTTCAGCAAACCCTTGGCTTGGAGGCTGGCGATATTGACTTCTTCGCCGGCTTCAAACAAATCTTGGATTTCGCTGACGTTGATGCTGGTAATAGTCAGGGCGAACGAGTTGGTGAAACCACGCTTCGGCACGCGACGAACCAGGGGGCTACCGCCACCTTGGAAAATCGGCAGTTGCTTCCAACCCGAACGGGCCATCTGACCCTTGTGACCGCGACCCGAGGTCTTGCCCTGGCCGGAGCCAATGCCGCGACCCAACCGGTTCGGACGCTTGTGTTTGTGAACGCCTTGATTTACTTCGTGCAAGCTCATGACAACGTAACTCCCCGCAGACGCTCCGTATCAGCGGTCGTGCGTAATTGCTTCAGGGCCTTGATCGCGGCTTTGACGACCGTGATCTGATTGCTGGTGCCCATGCTCTTGGTGATGATGTTCTTAATGCCCGCTGCTTCGCAAACCGAGCGAACGGCAGCGCCCGCGATGATGCCCGTACCGCCACCGGCCGGCATCAAGAGCACGTCGGCCGAACCGAACTTGGCCCGCACGGCGTGGGGAATGGTGTCGTTCACAAGGGGAACGGTAACCAGGGTACGAGTCGCTTGCTTTTGACCTTTTTCCACGGCTGGCGGCACTTCGTTGGCCTTGCCATAGCCCCAACCGACGCGGCCCTTGCCGTCGCCGACGACGACCATCGCCGCAAAACTGAATCGACGACCACCCTTGACCACTGCGGCGCACCGCTTGATCTGGACAGTCTTGTCGACAAACTCACCACGATTCGATTCGTTAGACACGCTGGATTGCTCCGTCGCTGGCTCTTATCTCGGAAAACTACTAGAAGCTCAAACCACCTTCGCGAGCAGCATCGGCCAGCGACGCGACCCGACCATGATACCGCAAATGACCGCGATCGAACGCGACCTCTTTGATTCCCTTGGCCAGCGCCCGTTCAGCAATGATCTTGCCGATCTTGGCCGCTGCGTCCTTATTGCCGCCGTATTTGAACTCGGCGCGGAGATCCTTGTCCTGCGTGCTGGCCGCAACCAGCGTGGTGCCGGTCACATCGTCGATGATCTGCACAGCCATGTTCTTGTGGCTGCGATTGACCGACAGCCGCGGACGACCGCCGCCATGCTTGAAGTGCTTCCGCACGCGGTAGGCGCGACGTTCGCGACGGCCACCCAAAGTTCGTTGCTTGTCCATTGTGTCTTCCTTCTCGCGTTGCTCGTCCGCGTATAAGACGAAGCCGAGAATCTTTTAGAATAGTAATTACTTCGAAGCGGCCTTACCTGGCTTGAGCTTGATCTGCTCGCCCTGGTAACGCACACCCTTGCCTTTGTATGGTTCCGGCTTGCGGAGCTGACGGAGTTCGGCAGCGAACTGACCAACCCGTTGCTTGTCGGGGCCTTGGATCACGACGTGCGTCGAGTCCGGCACGGTCACGTTTAAGCCTTCGGGAATGGCCCGCACCAACTCGTTGGCGAAACCAACCCGTAGCGACAGGTTCTTGCCCTTCAGCGTGGCTTGGTAACCGACGCCAACGATCTCGAGCCGCTTTTCGTAGCCGTTCTTGCAGCCGAAGATCATGTTGTTGATCACGGCGCGGGTCAGGCCGTGGAAGGCCCGAGCTTCGCGCTCATCGTTGGCCCGCTTCACGACAACGTTCTTGCCGTCGACCGCTACGCAAACTTCAGGCCGGTGTTCCCAGCTGAGCTTGCCCTTGGGGCCTTCGACGTTCACGGTCCGGCCATTCACGCCGACTTTGACGCCGTCGATGATGGCAACCGGTTTATTTCCAATTCGTGACATGATTCGTACCTGCCGATATGGGCTCTTTTTTAAGGCGCGGGCTGGCGACTGCCGGGTGACAATTACCGGGCGATCATCTGCTTACCAGATTTCGCACAGCACTTCGCCGCCGATGTTCTTTTGCCGGGCTTCGCGATCGCTGACCACGCCGCCACTGGTGCTCAAAATGGTGATCCCTTGGCCGTTCAGCACGGGACGCAGTTCCTTGGCACGACGGAAAACCCGTCGACCAGGCGAGCTGACGCGCTTGATGTGCTGGATGACGTGCTCGCCAGCCGGGCCGTACTTGAGCTCCAAACGGAGCTGTGGCACGGGGTCGAGTTCCACGACCTGCCAGTCCCAGATGTAGCCTTCGCGCTTCAGCACATCGGCCAGGCCGCGCTTCAACAACGAAAGCGGCACATCTACGCTGGGCCGCTCCACCGAGACGGCGTTTCGGATGCGGGTCAACATATCCGCGATTGGGTCAGTCAACATGTTACCGGGGACCCCTCTTACCAACTGGCTTTACGAACACCGGGAATCAACCCTTTGTCCGCGAGATTGCGAAAACAAATACGACAGATGCCGAACTTCCGGTACACGGCCCGGGGGCGACCGCATAGCTGACAACGCCGGTGCTGCCGGGTCGAAAACTTCGCCGGCTGCTTGGCTTTGGCAATCTTCGAGTTGCTTGCCACTGGATTTACTCACACTGCGAAATGAAAAACGAAACGATTCGAACGAGAGCGATCAAGCTCACCGACCTGGCCGGCCAATGTTACTTGGGGGCGGCGGCTGGCTTGGGCTCTTTTTTGACTTCTGCTTGAAACGGCACGCCGAGGATTCGGAGCAGCTCACGCGACTCATCGTCCGAGGCATTCCGAATGACGAACGTAATGTTCATTCCCTGCACTCGCAGGAATTTGTCCGGATTCAACTCCGGAAACACGAGCTGTTCCGACAACCCCAGGCTATAGCTGCCATTGCCGTCGAAGGCTTTGCGATTCACACCGCGAAAGTCGCGGACGCGAGGCAGAGCGATCGAGACCAGGCGGTCGAAAAACTCATACATTTTTCGGCCACGCAAGGTAACCTTGCAGCCGATCGGCATGTCTTCTCGCAGCTTGAAAGCCGAGATCGCCTTGCGCGACTTGGTGACGATCGGCTTTTGACCGGTGATCAACCCCATCGCTTCGACGGCAACTTCCAAGTGCTTCTTTTCCTGCGTCGCGATGCCGACACCCATGTTCACCACGATCTTTTCGAGTCGTGGCAAGGACATTGGGTTACTCCGCCCCAGCTTTTCTGCTAGTGCAGGAATGGCTTCCTTTTGGTATTTAGTCTGCAGGCGGGGGGTCGGAGCGGGGCCGCTCGACGCTTCGGCTTCTGCTGCTTTTGCTTTCTTGGCCACTGAATCAATCCTCTGTGAAGACGGCTGTACTAGAACCGCTCGTTATTGTTTTGCACTGCGAAGCTACTTCGCGGCGACCTTCTTCTTGGACTTCGAAACTTCGCCGAGCGAAGCGTTGCACTTCTTGCAAACGCGATGCTTCACGCCGTTCTCTTCCTTCACACCCGTTCGCACACCCTTGTTGCACTTTGGGCACATCAGGAGGACGTTCGAGATCTGGACCGGCATTTCTTTCGACAGACGGCCACCTTGTGGGTTGCGTTGGCTGCGTTTGACGTGCTTATAGACCTTGTTGACGCCTTCGACCGTCAACCGACCTTTTTCACGATCGATGTGCAGCACTTTGCCTTTGACGTCTTTGTCGTCGCCGGCAATCACTTCCACGATATCGCCAGTTTTAATGTGCATTAGACCACCTCGCTCGCCAGGCTGACGATTTTCATGAATGACATTTCGCGGAGTTCGCGGGCTACTGCGCCGAAAATGCGAGTGCCACGCGGATTGTTGTCCGCATCGATCAGCACGACCGCGTTGCTGTCGAACTTCACATAGCTACCGTCCTTGCGACGAGCGGGGCTCTTGGTACGAACCACCACGCCGCGTACAACGGCCTTCTTTTTGATTTCGCTGCCGGCGATCACGCTCTTCACGCTGCAAATGATGACGTCACCAATGCCAGCCGACCGCTTCTTCGAGCCGCCGAGCACCTTGATGCACATCACCTCTTTGGCGCCGGTGTTGTCAGCCACCGCCAGGCGAGTTTCTTGTTGAATCATGTTGTTGTTCCTTGGTCAAATGCTACTTCGGCTTCGGCCGTTGCAACTAGGAGGCGGGGGTCTCGGCGACGATCGCAGCGTTCTGCGAAGCCGAGGCCTTGGCGACCACGCGGGTCAGCACCCAGCGCTTCAGCTTCGACAGCGGACGCGATTCTTCGATCTCGACGGTATCACCGTTCTTCGAGATGCCATCGGCGTCGTGAGCGTAGCAAATCGTCCGGCGACGCATCGTCTTGCCGTAGACTTCGTGCTTCACAAGGCGCGGCACTTCGACACGCCGGGTCGTCGGAGACGAATCGCGAGTCACCTGGCCGATCAACAATCGCTTGGGCATATTCCACCAACTTCCAACCTGCGTATTCGCAGCAATAAAACGTTTGAGTTGCAGCCTTACTTGGCGGCGGCCTTGGCTTTTTCCGATTGAACCGTCTTCACGCGAGCAATCAGGCGACGTTGCCGGCGGAGTTCGCTAGGAACGTCGAGCCGTTCGGTCGAGGCCTGCATCCGCAGCTTGAACAACGACTTTTCAGTCTCTTCAATCGTGAGCACAAGTTGCTCGTCGCTCATCTGTCGCAGTTCTGCAGCTTTCATCCGACTAATCCTTCGCCAACACTGTTCGAAACTTTTCACTTTGCTGAATCAGCAAAGCCCTGCTTATTCGCAGTCAACGTCTGCGTACTTGCAGCAAAAACCTAGGCAGGACGACGGCGAACCATGCGGCACGGAATCGGCATCTTGTGGGCGAGACGAGCAAAGCAAAGCTTTGCTTGAGCCTCGGTCACACCAGCCAATTCAAACAACACAGTCCCTTCCTTCACCACAGCCACCCAGTGATCTGGTTCGCCTTTACCCTTACCCATCCGGGTTTCGAGCGGGCGAGACGTCACCGACTTGTGCGGGAAGATGCGGATGTACAACCGACCCTCGCCGCGGATGTATTGCTGAGCCGCAATACGTCCCGACTCGATCGTGGTTGCCTTGATCCAGCCACCCATCAAAGCCTGCAGGCCGAAGTCACCGAAGGCAACTTTGTTGCCTCGGGTGGCTTTACCTTTTATACGTCCTCTTTGGCTTTTTCGGTGCTTCACTCGCTTGGGCATCAGGGCCATTTGTCGCGTCTCCCTCGTGCATTCCTTGGTTTACCCAGACCTGTACGCCGATGTTGCCTTGGGCAGTGGCCGCCTCGGTAAAACCGTAATCAATTTTTGCCCGCAACGTACTGAGCGGCAGCGAGCCAGCCGAAGCCTTTTCGCAACGTGCCATTTCGGCGCCACCCAACCGCCCCGCGAGTTGAATCTTCACACCACGAGCACCGGCATCCATCACGGATTCGATAGCTCGCTTGATCGTCCGCCGGAAGCTTGCCCGCTTGGCCAACTGCAGAGCAATTTCTTCTGCAATCAGCTGGGCCATGATTTCCGGACGGGAGATTTCTTCAATTTTCAAGTTCACCCGGCGACCAGTCAGGTTCTGCAGTTCTTCCTGCAGGATTTCGACTTCCTGGCCCTTCTTACCGATGATCAGACCTGGCCGAGCGACATGCAGCACGACCTTGACTTCGTCGCGTGTCCGCTCGATTT is drawn from Anatilimnocola floriformis and contains these coding sequences:
- the rplP gene encoding 50S ribosomal protein L16 — protein: MALMPKRVKHRKSQRGRIKGKATRGNKVAFGDFGLQALMGGWIKATTIESGRIAAQQYIRGEGRLYIRIFPHKSVTSRPLETRMGKGKGEPDHWVAVVKEGTVLFELAGVTEAQAKLCFARLAHKMPIPCRMVRRRPA
- the rpsC gene encoding 30S ribosomal protein S3 yields the protein MGQKVNPVAFRTGIMIGWKSRWYASKKEFSALLLEDFKLRRFIKNHPRKEYKSAGIDRIEIERTRDEVKVVLHVARPGLIIGKKGQEVEILQEELQNLTGRRVNLKIEEISRPEIMAQLIAEEIALQLAKRASFRRTIKRAIESVMDAGARGVKIQLAGRLGGAEMARCEKASAGSLPLSTLRAKIDYGFTEAATAQGNIGVQVWVNQGMHEGDATNGPDAQASEAPKKPKRTYKR